Proteins co-encoded in one Paraburkholderia terrae genomic window:
- a CDS encoding aspartate/glutamate racemase family protein: MRIKLINPNTTQRMTEAMGRCARDVVAPGTELVAVSPTMGPPSIEGYYDEALATPGLLAEIEAGERDGFDGYVIACFGDPGLYAARELARGPVIGIAEAAMHAASVLAPGFSVVTTLSRTCGMAWHLAERYGMKRFCRNVRATDVAVLELDQPGSSARRIILDECRRALDEDGSDAIVLGCAGMAELCREIEDALGAPVVEGVTAAVKWVEALVSLRLATAKRGDYARPLAKRYDGDFARFSPSGAQPAAAPAAQQAAGEALLRVNSSALRVDPTADIAPHIHSV; encoded by the coding sequence ATGCGTATCAAACTGATCAACCCGAACACGACGCAACGGATGACGGAAGCCATGGGCCGTTGTGCGCGCGACGTCGTGGCGCCGGGAACGGAGCTGGTGGCAGTGAGCCCGACGATGGGCCCGCCGTCGATCGAAGGCTATTACGACGAGGCGCTCGCCACGCCGGGGCTGCTCGCGGAAATCGAAGCGGGCGAGCGAGACGGCTTCGATGGTTATGTGATTGCGTGTTTCGGCGATCCTGGTCTCTATGCGGCGCGCGAACTGGCGCGCGGCCCGGTGATCGGCATCGCGGAAGCGGCGATGCATGCGGCGAGCGTGCTGGCGCCGGGTTTCTCGGTGGTGACGACGCTCTCGCGGACCTGCGGCATGGCCTGGCATCTGGCCGAGCGCTACGGCATGAAGCGGTTCTGCCGCAACGTGCGTGCAACCGACGTCGCCGTGCTCGAACTCGATCAGCCGGGCTCGTCCGCGCGGCGCATCATTCTCGACGAATGCCGCCGCGCGCTCGACGAGGACGGATCGGACGCCATCGTGCTCGGCTGCGCGGGGATGGCCGAACTGTGCCGCGAGATCGAGGATGCGCTGGGCGCGCCCGTCGTCGAAGGCGTGACGGCGGCTGTGAAGTGGGTCGAAGCGCTGGTTTCGCTGCGGCTGGCCACGGCCAAGCGGGGCGACTACGCGCGCCCGCTTGCCAAGCGCTATGACGGCGATTTTGCACGCTTCAGCCCGTCAGGCGCACAGCCAGCCGCTGCGCCCGCCGCCCAGCAAGCCGCCGGGGAAGCGCTGCTGCGGGTGAACTCGAGTGCATTGCGCGTCGACCCCACCGCCGATATTGCACCGCACATACACTCAGTCTGA
- a CDS encoding glycine zipper 2TM domain-containing protein codes for MTHTRFARPLVRTTLIALCVTLPLAGCVVPGNSPYGASYGSTYATQPAYAQPAQPVYAQPGYAQQPQYQQPYQQPYQQPYAQQPQYQQPGYDQPDEQSNQAYQQPQQGYGYGEQYGVVSSIQPLANPGAVTAGGVAGTVIGAVVGGVIGNQFGRGHGRDAATAIGVLGGAVAGNQLGQQAGASSPGGYRVSVQLNDGSVRAFDVGSPGDLHPGDRVRVAGNRLDRY; via the coding sequence ATGACCCACACCCGTTTTGCTCGCCCTCTCGTTCGAACGACGTTGATCGCGCTCTGCGTCACGCTGCCGCTCGCAGGCTGCGTTGTCCCTGGCAATTCGCCGTACGGCGCGAGCTATGGCTCGACCTACGCCACGCAACCGGCCTACGCACAACCGGCGCAACCGGTCTATGCGCAGCCTGGCTATGCGCAGCAGCCTCAGTATCAGCAGCCTTATCAACAGCCCTATCAGCAGCCGTACGCGCAGCAGCCGCAGTATCAACAACCCGGCTACGATCAGCCCGATGAGCAAAGCAATCAGGCTTACCAGCAGCCGCAACAGGGCTACGGATACGGCGAGCAATACGGCGTAGTTTCGTCGATCCAGCCGCTTGCCAATCCAGGCGCCGTGACGGCGGGCGGCGTCGCAGGCACCGTGATCGGCGCGGTTGTCGGCGGCGTGATCGGCAACCAGTTCGGGCGCGGCCATGGACGCGATGCGGCGACTGCGATCGGCGTGCTGGGCGGCGCCGTCGCGGGCAACCAGCTGGGTCAGCAGGCGGGCGCGTCGTCGCCGGGCGGCTACCGGGTTTCGGTGCAACTGAACGACGGCTCCGTACGCGCATTCGATGTCGGCTCGCCCGGCGACCTGCATCCTGGCGATCGCGTGCGTGTTGCGGGCAACCGGCTCGACCGCTATTAA
- a CDS encoding NCS1 family nucleobase:cation symporter-1 encodes MAQFSAAPDSSAIPDYESSGQGAHAMPAGYSERLYNEDLAPLKHQTWGAYNIFAFWMSDVHSVGGYVFAGSLFALGLTSWQVLIALLVGITFVNVLCNMIAKPSQQNGVPYPVACRATFGVLGANVPAVIRGLIAVAWYGIQTYLASSALVIVVLKFFPQLLPYADVHHHGFMGLSTIGWAGFMLLWVLQALVFWNGMETIKKFIDFAGPAVYVVMFILAGYMIWRAGWKNIGINLGGVKYHGMEVIPVMITAISLVVSYFSGPMLNFGDFSRYGKSFRSVKRGNFWGLPVNFLAFSLVTVVTTAATLPVFGELITDPVETVGRIDYPTAVILGALTFTIATIGINIVANFVSPAFDFSNVAPKLISWRAGGMLAAVASIFITPWNLFNNPAVIHYTLDVLGSFIGPLYGILIIDFFLVKRQKIVLDDLYTVSEKGSYWYRNGVNYRAVGALLPAAVIAVICVMVPSLNGLANFSWFIGAGLGAVFYSVLARDLLRGA; translated from the coding sequence ATGGCTCAGTTCAGTGCAGCACCGGATAGTTCGGCAATCCCCGATTACGAGAGCAGCGGACAAGGCGCTCACGCGATGCCCGCAGGCTACAGCGAACGCCTGTACAACGAAGACCTCGCGCCGTTGAAGCATCAGACGTGGGGCGCGTATAACATCTTCGCGTTCTGGATGTCGGACGTACACAGCGTCGGCGGTTACGTGTTCGCGGGGAGTCTCTTCGCGCTCGGGCTGACGAGCTGGCAGGTGCTGATCGCGCTGCTCGTCGGCATTACGTTCGTCAACGTGCTGTGCAACATGATCGCCAAGCCGAGCCAGCAGAACGGCGTGCCGTATCCCGTCGCGTGCCGCGCGACCTTCGGCGTGCTGGGCGCCAACGTTCCCGCCGTGATCCGCGGGCTGATTGCGGTTGCATGGTATGGCATTCAGACGTACCTTGCGTCGAGCGCGCTGGTGATCGTCGTGCTCAAGTTCTTCCCACAACTGCTGCCCTACGCGGATGTGCATCATCACGGCTTCATGGGCCTGTCGACGATCGGCTGGGCTGGCTTCATGTTGCTGTGGGTGCTGCAGGCACTCGTGTTCTGGAACGGCATGGAAACGATCAAGAAGTTCATCGACTTCGCCGGTCCTGCCGTGTACGTGGTGATGTTCATTCTCGCCGGCTACATGATCTGGCGTGCGGGCTGGAAGAACATCGGCATCAACCTGGGCGGCGTGAAGTATCACGGCATGGAAGTGATCCCGGTGATGATCACGGCGATCTCGCTGGTGGTGTCGTACTTCTCGGGCCCGATGCTGAACTTCGGTGACTTCTCGCGCTACGGCAAGAGCTTTCGCAGCGTCAAGCGCGGCAACTTCTGGGGCCTGCCCGTCAACTTCCTCGCGTTCTCGCTGGTGACGGTCGTCACGACGGCTGCGACGCTGCCCGTGTTCGGCGAACTCATCACCGATCCCGTCGAAACAGTGGGCCGTATCGATTACCCGACGGCCGTGATCCTCGGTGCTCTGACGTTCACGATTGCGACCATCGGCATCAACATCGTCGCGAACTTCGTGTCGCCTGCATTCGATTTCTCGAACGTTGCGCCGAAGCTCATCAGCTGGCGTGCAGGCGGCATGCTCGCTGCAGTGGCATCCATTTTCATCACGCCGTGGAACCTGTTCAACAACCCGGCTGTGATCCACTACACGCTCGACGTGCTCGGCAGCTTCATCGGACCTTTGTACGGCATCCTGATCATCGACTTCTTCCTCGTGAAGCGTCAGAAAATCGTGCTCGACGATCTGTACACGGTGTCGGAAAAGGGTTCGTACTGGTATCGCAATGGCGTGAACTATCGTGCAGTCGGCGCCTTGCTGCCGGCTGCAGTGATCGCGGTGATCTGCGTGATGGTGCCGTCGCTGAACGGTCTCGCGAACTTCTCGTGGTTCATCGGTGCCGGCCTCGGTGCAGTGTTCTACAGTGTATTGGCTCGCGATCTGCTGCGCGGTGCATGA
- a CDS encoding carbon-nitrogen hydrolase family protein encodes MQVELAQLALIDSDVAHNTRKVVDTIGRADTAGGTKLIVFPETTLSGFPTRENIADVAQTLDGPALTAVRDAARQNGVSVAVGLAERDGNQFYNTTVLVDERGDIALRYRKTHLWASDVGVFTPGDRFETCMWNGLTVGLLICYDIEFPESARAVAALDADLLIVTNGNMDPFGPVHRRAIQARAMENQMFALMVNRCGSGDDNLTFPGLSALIDPFGETVLELGGEETVTKATVDFKRLEASREHYNYLHDARVPLGLVPVEQSNGHRALMVEARRRRTD; translated from the coding sequence ATGCAGGTTGAACTGGCGCAACTCGCGCTGATCGACAGCGACGTCGCGCATAACACGCGCAAGGTCGTCGACACGATCGGACGCGCCGACACAGCGGGCGGCACGAAGCTGATCGTGTTCCCCGAAACCACGCTGTCGGGCTTTCCGACGCGCGAGAACATCGCCGACGTCGCGCAGACGCTCGATGGCCCCGCGCTGACCGCGGTTCGCGACGCCGCCCGGCAAAATGGTGTCTCGGTCGCAGTGGGCCTCGCAGAACGCGACGGCAACCAGTTCTACAACACGACGGTGCTCGTCGACGAACGCGGCGACATCGCGCTGCGCTATCGCAAGACGCATCTGTGGGCATCGGATGTAGGCGTGTTCACGCCCGGCGACCGCTTCGAAACCTGCATGTGGAATGGCCTCACCGTGGGCCTGCTGATCTGCTACGACATCGAATTCCCCGAATCGGCGCGTGCCGTCGCGGCGCTCGACGCCGATCTGCTGATCGTCACCAACGGCAACATGGACCCGTTCGGCCCCGTGCATCGACGCGCGATCCAGGCACGCGCAATGGAAAACCAGATGTTCGCGCTGATGGTGAACCGCTGCGGTTCCGGCGACGACAACCTGACCTTCCCCGGCCTCTCCGCGCTGATCGATCCGTTCGGCGAGACGGTGCTCGAACTGGGCGGCGAAGAAACGGTGACGAAGGCGACCGTCGATTTCAAACGGCTCGAAGCGAGCCGCGAGCACTACAACTATCTGCACGATGCACGCGTGCCGCTCGGCCTCGTGCCTGTCGAACAGTCGAATGGCCATCGCGCGCTGATGGTCGAAGCGCGCCGCCGCCGCACCGACTGA
- the ldcA gene encoding muramoyltetrapeptide carboxypeptidase: protein MAKHRTIELIAPSGYPHDPNAVHLALKRLRAQGHHVENVNATQRRYQRFAGTDGERAAELNRLADPSRELPDIVLAVRGGYGAVRILHGLDYRGLQRRLGDQPIAFCGHSDFTALQLALLSQANVKTFGGPMLAVDFGAESVSDFTMKHFWNALTSETFTVSSTAPQPQTIDVTGTLWGGNLAVIASLVGSPYMPPVEGGILFVEDVNEQPFRIERLIYQLHLAGILERQQALVLGDFSGGKAFDYDNGYDLRAMVEQVRSVVGIPIVTGLQFGHIPDMVTLPVGAEARLVAGARGFKLTVSGHPVLE from the coding sequence ATGGCCAAGCACCGCACCATCGAACTGATCGCGCCTTCCGGCTATCCGCACGATCCGAACGCGGTTCATCTCGCGTTGAAGCGCTTGCGTGCGCAGGGGCATCACGTGGAGAACGTCAACGCGACACAGCGGCGCTATCAGCGGTTCGCCGGCACGGATGGCGAGCGCGCGGCGGAACTCAATCGCCTCGCGGATCCATCGCGCGAACTGCCGGATATCGTGCTCGCCGTGCGCGGCGGCTACGGCGCGGTGCGCATCCTGCATGGGCTCGACTATCGCGGCCTGCAGCGCCGCCTGGGCGACCAGCCGATCGCTTTCTGCGGACACAGCGATTTCACCGCACTGCAGCTTGCGCTGCTGTCGCAGGCGAACGTGAAGACCTTCGGCGGCCCGATGCTCGCCGTCGACTTCGGCGCCGAAAGCGTCAGCGATTTCACGATGAAACACTTCTGGAACGCGCTGACTTCGGAGACGTTCACGGTTTCCAGCACGGCTCCCCAACCGCAAACCATCGACGTGACGGGCACGCTGTGGGGCGGCAATCTGGCTGTGATCGCATCGCTGGTCGGCTCGCCGTACATGCCGCCTGTGGAAGGCGGCATCCTGTTCGTCGAGGACGTGAACGAGCAACCATTCCGGATCGAGCGGCTGATCTATCAGTTGCATCTGGCGGGCATTCTCGAGCGTCAACAGGCGCTCGTGCTCGGCGATTTCTCGGGCGGCAAGGCGTTCGACTACGACAACGGCTACGATCTGCGCGCGATGGTCGAGCAGGTGAGGTCGGTAGTCGGCATTCCGATCGTGACGGGGCTGCAGTTCGGCCATATTCCCGATATGGTGACGCTGCCCGTCGGCGCCGAAGCGCGTCTCGTTGCGGGCGCGCGCGGGTTCAAGCTGACCGTTTCAGGGCATCCCGTGCTCGAATGA
- a CDS encoding GntR family transcriptional regulator — protein sequence MSETPNATASSTKPEAIAERIRAAILEHRLAPGAKLTEAQLCEVFGVKRGPIRQALALLSTDHLVDLEPNRGAFVASPSLQEVHEVFEMRRIIELAVVDKICASQGSRRLKNIGGMIARERKAFESRDFPAWIRLSGEFHTELASLTGNTVLCDCLNGLVARSTLISALYESLGRSPCSFEDHEAILAALDAGDAKTAGALMSRHLQSVELKMLDRPASGGTDLHEVFGMRAPRAAAG from the coding sequence ATGTCCGAGACACCCAACGCCACTGCGAGCAGCACGAAACCCGAAGCGATCGCCGAGCGCATTCGCGCCGCGATCCTCGAGCATCGGCTCGCGCCTGGCGCGAAATTGACGGAAGCCCAGTTGTGCGAAGTATTCGGCGTCAAGCGCGGACCGATCCGTCAGGCACTGGCTCTGCTGTCCACCGACCACCTCGTCGATCTGGAGCCGAACCGCGGCGCGTTTGTCGCGAGTCCGTCGCTGCAGGAAGTGCATGAAGTGTTCGAGATGCGCCGGATCATCGAACTGGCCGTCGTCGACAAGATTTGCGCGAGCCAGGGCTCGCGGCGGTTGAAGAACATCGGCGGGATGATCGCGCGGGAGCGCAAGGCGTTCGAATCGCGCGACTTTCCGGCGTGGATCAGGCTGTCGGGCGAGTTCCATACGGAGCTCGCGTCGCTGACGGGCAATACCGTGCTGTGCGATTGCCTGAACGGACTGGTCGCGCGCTCGACGCTGATCTCGGCGCTGTACGAATCGCTGGGCCGCAGCCCGTGTTCGTTCGAAGACCACGAAGCGATTCTCGCCGCGCTCGACGCTGGCGATGCAAAGACAGCAGGCGCGCTGATGTCGCGTCACTTGCAGAGCGTCGAGTTGAAGATGCTGGATCGGCCGGCTAGCGGTGGGACCGATCTGCACGAAGTGTTCGGCATGCGCGCGCCCCGGGCCGCAGCCGGCTGA
- a CDS encoding response regulator transcription factor, which translates to MDFEWRDLAFHREIGSAIDALDGPHFWARLTRVLERHVGFDSWVALRFKRDAAPLVLAEQAMPDGKIDLMFQDYLAALYQLDPFYLATFETQASGFYTLADVAPDNFRMTEYYQRYFKKNIVGDEVHFNVVIDRDHTMGFSLGKTSRYDEREIALLTLYSPWVLALMQQRLRFEKFVGEEEPRAAGNDEADLHARFGMLTGKNGRGALTAREIEVAMLSLSGFSSRAIAEKLSISFETVRAHKKHIYAKLGVGSQSELFAMFYEPGRTVEPE; encoded by the coding sequence ATGGACTTCGAATGGCGAGATCTCGCTTTTCATCGGGAGATCGGCTCGGCCATCGACGCCCTCGATGGTCCGCATTTCTGGGCGCGTCTGACGCGTGTGCTCGAAAGGCACGTTGGTTTCGACAGCTGGGTCGCGTTGCGCTTCAAGCGCGATGCCGCGCCGCTCGTGCTGGCCGAGCAGGCCATGCCCGACGGCAAGATCGACCTGATGTTCCAGGACTATCTGGCCGCGCTCTATCAGCTCGATCCGTTTTATCTCGCCACGTTCGAAACGCAGGCGTCGGGCTTCTACACGCTCGCCGACGTCGCGCCCGACAACTTCCGGATGACCGAGTACTACCAGCGTTACTTCAAGAAGAACATCGTCGGCGACGAGGTGCATTTCAATGTCGTGATCGATCGCGATCACACGATGGGCTTTTCACTCGGCAAGACGAGCCGCTACGACGAGCGCGAGATCGCGTTGCTCACGCTGTATTCGCCGTGGGTGCTCGCGTTGATGCAGCAGCGCTTGCGTTTCGAGAAGTTCGTTGGGGAAGAAGAGCCGCGCGCGGCCGGAAACGATGAGGCGGATCTGCATGCGCGCTTCGGCATGCTGACTGGCAAGAACGGGCGCGGCGCGTTGACTGCGCGCGAGATCGAAGTGGCGATGTTGTCGTTGAGTGGATTCTCGTCGCGCGCGATCGCGGAGAAGCTGTCGATCTCGTTCGAAACGGTGCGCGCGCACAAGAAGCATATCTACGCGAAGCTCGGCGTCGGATCGCAGTCCGAACTGTTCGCGATGTTTTATGAACCGGGGAGAACGGTCGAGCCGGAGTGA
- a CDS encoding APC family permease yields the protein MQASSSHEPSHLKRTLGLPSVLLFGLAYMAPLIVYGTYGVLAKASDDTAALAYLLALIAIAFTALSYGKLARLYPVAGSAYTYTRKTFNAHLGFLIGWATLLDYFFLPMVIWLIGAAYLNAAFPHVPSWIWIVAFIVLTSGLNIVGIELAARFNIVLMVVQLAIVAMFVALCWHYASAAAGPGGIAMAEPFFKPHVPLGATMAGAAIAAYSYLGFDAVSTLTEETIDPKKNMPRAILLIALIGGAIFVIAAYTMQLAHPGVEFKDTDSAAFEVAKMIGGDVFVTVFLAGLILAQFASGISAQASVGRLLYAMGRDEILPKRFFGYIHPRFKTPAINIAIAGIVGLIALKLDVATSTSFINFGAFLAFTAVNLCVIRLYLSGNHGERKIGVFGGLVFPLIGAVADIWLLASLEKTALMLGAVWFVLGIAYLCWITRLFRQAPPEVAI from the coding sequence ATGCAAGCGTCGTCATCCCATGAACCGTCGCACCTGAAGCGCACGCTCGGCTTGCCGTCCGTGCTGCTGTTCGGTCTCGCCTACATGGCGCCGCTGATTGTCTACGGCACCTACGGCGTACTCGCCAAAGCCAGCGACGACACGGCCGCCCTCGCCTATCTGCTCGCGCTGATCGCTATCGCGTTCACCGCGCTCAGCTATGGCAAGCTCGCGCGGCTCTACCCCGTCGCCGGCTCGGCGTACACGTACACGCGCAAGACCTTCAACGCTCACCTGGGTTTCCTGATCGGCTGGGCGACGCTGCTCGACTATTTTTTCCTGCCGATGGTGATCTGGCTGATCGGCGCCGCGTATCTGAATGCGGCGTTTCCGCATGTGCCGTCGTGGATCTGGATCGTCGCATTCATCGTGCTGACCAGCGGCCTGAACATCGTAGGGATCGAGTTGGCCGCGCGCTTCAACATCGTGCTGATGGTCGTGCAACTGGCGATCGTCGCGATGTTCGTCGCGCTGTGCTGGCACTATGCGTCGGCGGCGGCTGGCCCGGGTGGAATCGCGATGGCCGAGCCGTTCTTCAAGCCGCATGTGCCGCTCGGCGCGACGATGGCGGGTGCCGCGATTGCCGCGTATTCGTATCTCGGCTTCGATGCCGTGTCGACGCTGACGGAAGAAACCATCGATCCGAAGAAGAACATGCCGCGCGCGATCCTGCTGATTGCGCTGATCGGCGGTGCGATCTTCGTGATCGCCGCGTACACGATGCAGTTGGCACACCCCGGCGTCGAGTTCAAGGACACGGATTCGGCCGCGTTCGAAGTCGCCAAGATGATCGGCGGCGATGTCTTCGTGACCGTGTTTCTCGCGGGTCTGATCCTGGCGCAGTTCGCGTCGGGCATCTCGGCGCAGGCGAGCGTCGGCCGCTTGCTGTACGCGATGGGCCGCGATGAAATCCTGCCGAAGCGCTTCTTCGGCTATATCCATCCGCGCTTCAAGACGCCGGCGATCAATATCGCGATTGCAGGCATCGTCGGGCTGATCGCACTGAAGCTCGATGTGGCCACATCGACGTCTTTCATCAACTTCGGCGCGTTCCTCGCGTTCACAGCCGTCAATCTGTGCGTGATCCGTCTGTATCTGTCGGGCAATCATGGCGAGCGCAAGATCGGCGTGTTCGGCGGGCTGGTGTTTCCGCTGATCGGCGCAGTGGCCGATATCTGGCTGCTCGCGAGCCTCGAAAAGACGGCGCTCATGCTCGGCGCGGTGTGGTTCGTACTGGGTATCGCGTATCTGTGCTGGATCACGCGTCTGTTCCGCCAGGCACCGCCTGAAGTGGCGATCTGA
- a CDS encoding tetratricopeptide repeat protein, which translates to MTSQPDIDQRYAAAEQAFFAGGHDTARAHLDAVLQAQPEHAAALHLRGLVALEAKEPGGAAHWIEHALRVRPDPIFYNSLSVVQIRSGALAEGAASAQRGLDLARSEPSVSIDTSILAFNLGVALQLNDDMQAAEHAYRSVIATNPAHSGAHNNLGLVLNALGDVEAAIVHHRRAYELDPSNLEARSNIGHMMLAAGRYEEAWPHFEYRWAALGNNRGERGARPAEWPVPQWLGEASSKRDARLFIVYEQGLGDALQFSRFFPLALDRFTTVGFNCPKPLRRLFEDSFGERYPQLQLLDDVPSDWSEWDCYSPMLSLPMALEIGLQNLGSAPSRYLRADPQRAAYWRARLAAVAPRRVPRIGIVWAGGKINAHMDRMRSIAPAQVERLLAWPRAQWISLQKADDASKELVDAPRPNVTDWMNEIADFADTAALVEPLDLVIAVDTSVAHLAAAMGKRVWLLNRYAGCWRWLRERTDSPWYPGMRIFNQSERGNWVDVLSNLIDALEAEFPTHA; encoded by the coding sequence ATGACATCCCAGCCAGATATCGACCAGCGCTACGCGGCAGCCGAGCAAGCCTTTTTCGCGGGCGGCCACGACACGGCACGCGCGCATCTGGACGCCGTCCTGCAAGCGCAGCCAGAACACGCCGCCGCGCTACATCTGCGCGGCCTCGTTGCGCTCGAAGCGAAAGAGCCGGGCGGCGCGGCGCACTGGATCGAGCACGCGCTGCGCGTGCGGCCCGATCCCATTTTCTACAACAGCCTGAGCGTCGTGCAGATACGCTCTGGCGCGCTCGCCGAGGGCGCGGCGAGCGCGCAACGCGGCCTCGATCTCGCGCGCAGCGAGCCGTCCGTGTCGATCGACACGTCGATTCTCGCCTTCAATCTCGGCGTTGCGCTGCAACTGAACGACGACATGCAAGCGGCAGAGCACGCGTATCGCAGCGTGATCGCAACGAACCCGGCGCACTCCGGCGCGCACAACAACCTCGGGCTCGTGCTGAACGCGCTCGGCGATGTCGAAGCGGCCATCGTGCATCACCGGCGCGCGTATGAGCTCGATCCGTCGAATCTCGAAGCGCGCAGCAATATCGGCCATATGATGCTCGCGGCCGGGCGATACGAAGAAGCGTGGCCGCATTTCGAATACCGCTGGGCCGCGCTCGGCAACAATCGCGGCGAGCGCGGTGCGCGGCCGGCTGAATGGCCCGTGCCGCAGTGGCTGGGTGAAGCTTCGTCGAAACGGGACGCGCGGCTGTTCATCGTGTACGAGCAGGGACTCGGCGATGCGTTGCAGTTCAGCCGCTTTTTTCCGCTCGCGCTCGACCGTTTCACGACGGTCGGCTTCAACTGCCCGAAGCCGCTGCGGCGGCTTTTCGAGGATTCGTTTGGCGAGCGCTATCCGCAGTTGCAACTGCTCGACGATGTGCCCTCCGACTGGAGCGAATGGGACTGCTATTCGCCGATGCTCTCGCTGCCGATGGCGCTCGAAATCGGCTTGCAGAACCTCGGCTCGGCGCCGTCGCGTTATCTGCGCGCCGATCCGCAGCGCGCCGCATACTGGCGCGCGCGTCTCGCGGCCGTCGCGCCGCGACGCGTGCCACGCATCGGCATCGTGTGGGCGGGCGGCAAGATCAACGCGCATATGGACAGGATGCGCAGCATCGCGCCTGCGCAGGTCGAGCGGCTTCTCGCATGGCCGCGCGCGCAGTGGATCAGCTTGCAGAAAGCGGACGATGCTTCGAAGGAACTCGTTGACGCGCCGCGTCCGAATGTGACCGACTGGATGAACGAGATCGCGGATTTCGCCGACACGGCGGCGCTCGTCGAACCACTCGATCTGGTGATCGCCGTCGATACATCGGTTGCGCATCTCGCCGCGGCGATGGGCAAGCGCGTGTGGCTGCTCAATCGCTACGCGGGATGCTGGCGGTGGCTGCGTGAGCGCACGGATAGCCCGTGGTATCCGGGCATGCGGATCTTCAACCAGTCGGAGCGCGGCAACTGGGTCGACGTGCTGTCGAATTTGATCGACGCGCTGGAAGCCGAATTTCCAACGCACGCATAA
- the tadA gene encoding tRNA adenosine(34) deaminase TadA, with protein MTERDRRFMALAQAAAEEARAVGEVPVGAVLVRGDEVIAKGFNHPISGHDPSAHAEMAALRAAAQKLENYRLPGCELYVTLEPCLMCAGAIMHARIARIVFGARDPKTGACGSVVDAFANPQLNHHTTVTAGVLEEECGAALRSFFADRRRAAREARAAAALNNASDAADPRPDTNQTL; from the coding sequence ATTACAGAACGCGATCGCCGCTTCATGGCGCTCGCGCAGGCTGCCGCCGAAGAGGCGCGCGCCGTCGGCGAGGTGCCTGTCGGCGCGGTGCTGGTCCGTGGCGACGAAGTGATCGCGAAGGGTTTCAATCATCCGATCAGCGGTCACGATCCTTCCGCGCACGCCGAAATGGCCGCGCTGCGCGCCGCTGCGCAGAAGCTCGAAAATTACCGGCTGCCGGGTTGCGAACTCTATGTGACGCTGGAGCCTTGCCTGATGTGCGCGGGCGCGATCATGCACGCGCGCATCGCACGCATCGTGTTCGGCGCGCGCGATCCGAAGACGGGCGCCTGCGGCAGCGTCGTCGATGCATTCGCGAATCCGCAACTGAACCATCACACGACAGTGACGGCCGGCGTGCTCGAAGAGGAGTGCGGCGCTGCGTTGCGCTCGTTTTTCGCCGACCGCCGGCGCGCCGCGCGCGAAGCGCGGGCGGCGGCCGCATTGAACAACGCATCGGATGCAGCCGATCCGCGTCCGGACACCAATCAGACCCTCTGA
- a CDS encoding DnaJ family domain-containing protein produces MKLLDALVEQRIAAAAARGEFDDLPGTGAPQVLDDDALVPEEVRVANRILKNAGFVPPAVEQLRALRDLQNELDAVSDRSSRCRLQAKMLALDMALESLRGGPLVMPREYCRRIAERLYERVAEEPTADAGPA; encoded by the coding sequence ATGAAATTGCTTGATGCACTTGTCGAACAACGGATTGCCGCCGCGGCTGCGCGGGGCGAGTTCGATGATTTGCCGGGAACCGGCGCGCCGCAGGTTCTCGATGACGACGCCCTGGTGCCCGAGGAAGTTCGAGTAGCGAACCGCATTCTGAAGAATGCGGGCTTCGTGCCGCCCGCCGTCGAACAACTGCGGGCGCTGCGCGACCTGCAGAACGAGCTGGATGCCGTCAGCGATCGCAGCAGCCGCTGCAGGCTGCAAGCGAAGATGCTGGCCCTCGATATGGCACTGGAATCGCTGCGCGGCGGGCCGCTCGTCATGCCGCGCGAGTACTGTCGCCGGATCGCGGAGCGCCTGTACGAGCGCGTCGCGGAAGAGCCGACCGCCGACGCGGGGCCGGCGTGA